The Candidatus Omnitrophota bacterium genome contains the following window.
CTCGGCGCGGTATCGTCCGGGGTTGACGTAGCGCTCGGGCATATCCTTGCCGAAGACCTGAAATCGGGATACGATTTCCCTCCGTTCAACAAGTCCGCGATGGACGGTTATGCCGCGCATTCCGGAGACTTGAGTAAAACTCCTGTGAGGCTGAAATGCAAGGGTATTATTAAAGCCGGCGATTCCAGTAAAAACAAAATACGAAGGGGCGAGTGTATTAAAATAATGACGGGCGCGCCCGTTCCAACGGGCGCGGACTGTGTTGTCATGGTAGAGGACACGCGCTCTTCCTGCGGCCATCCCTGTTCCGTCTGTGAAATTGAAAAGAACAGGAAGCCCGTTAATACCGGCGCACTTACGGGCACAAGCGCAGTTGAAATATTAACAGGAGTTGAAAAGGGAAGTAATATCTGTCTCAAAGGCGAGGATGTAAGGAAGGGGACAGCTGCTCTTGAAAAAGGAACTCTTATAAGGGGGCCGGAAATCGCGATAGCTTCAGGACTGGGAAGAGATAAAATAAAGGTTTTCAGAAAACCCTGCGTAGCGGTTCTCAACACCGGCGATGAATTAACGGAGCCGGGAGGGACGCTTAAAAAGGGAGAAATATATAACAGCAACAGAGCAATGCTCATGAGCCTGCTGAATGGATTAAATGTAAAAGTTGAATACCTGGGTATTGCCGCCGACCGGAAGGGGAGTCTGGAAAAATTAGTAAGGAAAGGCCTGGAAAAAGATTTTCTTATTATAACGGGCGGCGTGTCGGCCGGGGATTACGACTTTGTACCCGGTATACTGGGAAAATGCAAGGTGAAACAGATAGTCCACGGTGTCTGTATGAAACCGGGCAAGCCTGTTTATTTCGGTCAAAGAGGGAATACTTATGTTATGGGTACGCCGGGAAATCCGGTTTCAACTTTTGTTTCATTTTTGCTGTTTATAAAACCCGCGCTGGAAAAAATGTCAGGAAAAACTCCCGAAACGGAATTCAGGAAAGGAGAGCTCAAGAGTGACTTCAGTCAGCATCCCGGCAGAAAACATTTCTATCCTGTTAAAGTTGTTGAAAAAGCAAACGGCTACTCGGTTTACCCGGTTAAAGGATACAGCGGTTCAGCGGACATCTATTCTCTTGCAAAGGCAAACGCATTCATGGTTGTGGATGCCAATATCAGGAGTCTGGAAAAACGAAGCATCGTGGATATATTGTTATGGTAGAGAAAAACGGAAAAATAATATCCATCCGTATAAGCGTAAGGAAAGGGGTGAAGGAGAACAGGGTGGAGGGATATCTGAGGGAAAATTACGGTTTTGAGGGGGATATTCACGGCGGCCCGGGAGAGAGGCAGGTCAGTCTTTTCATAAAAGAGAGTCTTGATAAACTGAAAAGAGACGGCGTTAAAATAGGCTGCGCCGGTTTCGGAGAGAATCTTATGGTCTCGGGCGTTGCGTTTTCGGATTTGACACCGGGGACAAATCTGAAAGCGGGGGATGCGGTTTTAAAAATCACGCAGACCGGAAAGATCTGCAGGAAACCCTGCGGCCTCTATGATTC
Protein-coding sequences here:
- a CDS encoding molybdopterin molybdotransferase MoeA; protein product: LGAVSSGVDVALGHILAEDLKSGYDFPPFNKSAMDGYAAHSGDLSKTPVRLKCKGIIKAGDSSKNKIRRGECIKIMTGAPVPTGADCVVMVEDTRSSCGHPCSVCEIEKNRKPVNTGALTGTSAVEILTGVEKGSNICLKGEDVRKGTAALEKGTLIRGPEIAIASGLGRDKIKVFRKPCVAVLNTGDELTEPGGTLKKGEIYNSNRAMLMSLLNGLNVKVEYLGIAADRKGSLEKLVRKGLEKDFLIITGGVSAGDYDFVPGILGKCKVKQIVHGVCMKPGKPVYFGQRGNTYVMGTPGNPVSTFVSFLLFIKPALEKMSGKTPETEFRKGELKSDFSQHPGRKHFYPVKVVEKANGYSVYPVKGYSGSADIYSLAKANAFMVVDANIRSLEKRSIVDILLW
- a CDS encoding MOSC domain-containing protein gives rise to the protein MVEKNGKIISIRISVRKGVKENRVEGYLRENYGFEGDIHGGPGERQVSLFIKESLDKLKRDGVKIGCAGFGENLMVSGVAFSDLTPGTNLKAGDAVLKITQTGKICRKPCGLYDSVEDCRLSKLGIFAEVIKGGGLKIGDAVEVLDGV